The following are encoded in a window of Fulvia fulva chromosome 7, complete sequence genomic DNA:
- a CDS encoding Kinesin-like motor protein 9, which translates to MEHNQPSTALFDVFLRLRPGQADRERFLDVEETLSAAPTHITIKPPAKDTRKRAVERFAFTRVFEENAGQRDVLESTGAVRLVEGVLGAPGSEGRDALLATLGVTGSGKSHTILGSKTQRGLTQLTLDVLFQHTEPYLANVDASEAVYSSLCSADVSESQLLPATTYLDNLYGNGDTTRMSRATTPALVRHETPILPGAFPSSKEPITVYDRLYPVLPDHPSLAPSPTKSSSINPISRFAHVTRSLAKLTQSFHQDTSFLSAAATSKRYTPRVSTLPQSPSVQDIQIDIDEDAEYAIVISMYEVYNDRIFDLLTATVMAGKSPAKRRALLFKSTESSPDRKVVAGLKKVVCSSLEEALLVLETGLQERRVAGTGSNAVSSRSHGFFCLDVKKRHRGRGVPGPWTSSTMTIVDLAGSERARTAKTAGATLAEAGKINESLMYLGQCMQMQSDNAHTTNPHLVPYRQCKLTELLFSNSFNQGLHHKPPQKAIMIVTADPLGDFNATSQILRYSALAREVTVPRIPSVTSTILAGTSAVPSSNSRPETPSAIVEELEATLAEVARLREELDITQLRLEEETQRRLEAEASWTTAEMRIDEVEAEIREEVWSEMESQLEHEKRRWRAARDEELDRQDEHLDRKLEIMARGIEVYEDEDKENEAPIGGEDFAESVMEGLSEKVGKMKVADGRVGELEDENAKLRDRLAMMEREKGLRSPSKKMRVLKTRK; encoded by the exons ATGGAGCACAATCAGCCCTCCACGGCCCTGTTCGACGTCTTCCTCCGTCTGCGGCCAGGCCAAGCAGACCGCGAGCGCTTCCTCGATGTCGAAGAGACACTGTCCGCAGCGCCCACCCACATCACCATCAAACCTCCCGCCAAAGACACACGAAAGCGAGCAGTCGAGCGATTCGCCTTTACACGAGTCTTCGAGGAGAATGCGGGACAGCGAGATGTCCTCGAGTCGACTGGCGCAGTGCGGCTTGTTGAAGGTGTGCTTGGCGCACCGGGAAGCGAGGGCCGCGATGCACTGTTGGCTACACTTGGTGTCACAGGATCGGGAAAG AGCCACACAATCCTCGGATCCAAGACGCAGCGTGGCCTGACTCAGCTGACGCTCGACGTACTCTTCCAACACACCGAGCCATACCTCGCGAATGTCGACGCCAGCGAAGCAGTCTACTCTTCGCTATGCTCTGCAGATGTCTCGGAATCACAGCTCCTCCCTGCAACCACATACCTGGACAACCTCTACGGCAACGGCGACACGACTCGCATGTCCAGAGCCACAACGCCCGCTTTGGTACGACACGAAACGCCCATTCTCCCAGGCGCATTTCCTTCCTCCAAAGAACCCATCACAGTCTATGATAGACTATACCCTGTTCTCCCCGACCACCCATCACTTGCCCCCTCCCCTACAAAGTCTTCCTCCATCAACCCCATATCCCGCTTTGCACATGTTACTCGCAGTCTCGCCAAACTTACCCAGTCGTTTCACCAGGATACCTCGTTTTTGTCTGCCGCCGCTACATCGAAACGCTACACTCCACGTGTGTCTACCCTGCCACAATCCCCATCCGTCCAGGACATCCAGATCGACATCGACGAGGATGCCGAGTATGCTATCGTCATCAGCATGTACGAGGTCTACAACGACCGAATCTTCGACCTGTTGACAGCCACCGTTATGGCTGGGAAGAGTCCGGCAAAGAGACGTGCACTGCTATTCAAGAGCACCGAGTCGAGCCCAGATCGAAAGGTGGTTGCCGGTCTGAAGAAGGTCGTCTGCTCGAGCCTGGAAGAGGCGTTGCTAGTCCTGGAGACTGGTCTGCAAGAGAGAAGAGTTGCTGGCACTGGAAGCAATGCCGTCAGCTCGAGAAGTCACGGCTTCTTTTGCCTGGATGTCAAAAAGCGCCATCGCGGAAGAGGTGTGCCTGGGCCTTGGACAAGCAGCACCATGACTATCGTCGATCTCGCCG GCTCCGAACGTGCTCGCACCGCAAAGACTGCAGGTGCCACCCTCGCAGAAGCCGGCAAGATCAATGAGTCCCTCATGTATCTTGGCCAGTGCATGCAGATGCAATCTGACAACGCCCACACTACAAATCCTCACCTCGTGCCGTACCGCCAATGCAAACTCACCGAGCTGCTCTTCAGCAACAGCTTCAACCAAGGACTCCACCACAAACCACCTCAGAAAGCCATCATGATCGTCACCGCAGATCCACTTGGCGACTTCAACGCGACCTCTCAGATTCTGCGATACAGCGCTCTTGCAAGAGAAGTTACAGTCCCACGCATTCCAAGCGTCACATCTACCATACTCGCCGGCACATCAGCAGTTCCATCTTCCAACAGCCGCCCAGAGACACCTTCTGCCATCGTCGAGGAGCTGGAAGCGACCCTAGCAGAAGTCGCACGTCTACGTGAAGAACTCGACATCACCCAGCTCCGCCTGGAAGAGGAAACTCAACGCCGCCTCGAAGCAGAAGCATCCTGGACGACGGCCGAAATGCGCATCGACGAAGTCGAAGCTGAAATCCGCGAAGAAGTATGGTCCGAAATGGAGTCTCAACTAGAGCACGAGAAGCGAAGATGGCGAGCCGCTCGCGATGAAGAGCTAGATCGCCAGGACGAGCACCTTGACCGCAAGTTGGAGATTATGGCAAGAGGTATCGAAGTCTACGAAGACGAGGACAAAGAGAACGAGGCTCCCATCGGCGGTGAAGATTTCGCTGAGAGTGTGATGGAGGGTCTCAGTGAGAAGGTGGGGAAGATGAAGGTCGCCGATGGAAGAGTCGGAGAGTTGGAAGATGAGAATGCCAAGCTCAGGGACAGGCTGGCGATGATGGAGAGGGAGAAGGGCCTGAGGAGTCCGAGTAAGAAGATGAGAGTTTTGAAGACGAGGAAGTGA
- a CDS encoding RNA helicase aquarius has protein sequence MSRPDLSDLTGDNELAKIARETWLATANPPKVLPSTVTKLWKLVEEDGCSAFSLLLLEQLQALERYLWPGYTSDSSNQHVLLLALLVNTKRQEHLPTWPTFASNPERADDFADFFRRVAQLSIDQSLSTTLRSFLLTFIVGAYQSLDHGIIRKECAPLVSIGIWHNLHDDATRERHLGKRPQLQKAWRAAGKKLDNEDAAGQAKLRFQRSWLHTLLLQFLDKLYDADAGADTKQENVLFCERFLELLCDLQSQLPTRRYVNTLLKDMNVLSAIRLSFMYQDEEVLKEMYQLLAHYTHFPIEDQTGEQLSRQAYEEVQNAEISRLQKVSLKLQPEKLKILVLTNFGALSQRQGLEGHMQALTDQEVLVLCKELGLRTAEYPEKSILVRDRTFFVETLVEVIEKKPYYTERLRTLRVLPTEETLYDDAMLRVDEHDHSRPLPIPKLNLQYLTIGDFLYRSFVLYRHEALYGIRKHIEDTIKRLKPRLGGGITRFDGFSRLAIPISKPGIIDVVAPRVGEVVPAEAKVEVVLDVSRLQPGLRREWETLRPDDVVFLLALHPQDTSMKLTNGNSKHSAAKTIGLKHVRCAEVISVLDENSRPLRQGQEQQDYIDGAPRPRSRRLLLRLDAAAYKADKERADAGKGDIYESVNVVVRRRARENNFRPVLESIKQLAVSDAPVPSWLQEVFLGYGDPQSATYKRLPNRLNSVDYRDTFLDWQHLIESLAGKTLEPDPKFDTVFPPPYVLESTGTQPAPAPPKKNKKRKHDQPDGPEPAPSAETYRVSTYKPPSLGPYPTDVHKLNGVRFTPIQVEAITSGTQPGLTMIVGPPGTGKTDVATQIINNIYHNFPQQRTLLIAHSNQALNQLFQKIVALDIDDRHLLRLGHGEEELTTEASFSKAGRVESFNERAGHHLAEVQRLAASIGAVGAHGSSCENADYFDQVWVQPLWKRYRESCKSDEAKSEDLVTSFPFHSFFADAPQPLFVPDASKEQIIETAEGCERHIRRVFDELADIRPFEILRAQRDKANYLLVKEARIIAMTSTHAAIRRQEIANLGFHYDNVIMEEAAQITEVENFVPFVLQAPRTQDGKPAESQLQRIVLVGDHLQNSPVIQNNTLKTYANLEQSLFQRLIRLGVPHIQLDAQGRSRPSLAALYKWRYPTLQNLPFTSTAPEFVAANAGLRYDYQFIDVPDYQEKGETEPTPHFLQNLGEAEYAVALYQYMRLLGYPAEKITILTAYAGQKALIKNVLDHRCKENRLFDLPGWLGTVDKYQGEQNDYVILSLVRTKSPGYLRDLRRLTVALSRARLGLYVFGRREVFESSLELREAFATLFERSDKLSLVTNEMFPASRELNDKAPEGVAEMAGVEHLGQYVFQMTQAKVKALKEGASQLPPPAVKQRIEAAGDDEDDEEDDTAQGGGVDEDGDEELM, from the coding sequence ATGTCGCGGCCAGACCTTAGCGACTTGACCGGCGACAACGAATTAGCCAAAATCGCACGCGAAACATGGCTTGCAACAGCGAACCCGCCGAAAGTGCTGCCCAGTACCGTCACAAAGCTCTGGAAGCTGGTTGAAGAAGATGGATGCTCAGCCTTCTCACTGCTTCTGCTAGAGCAGCTGCAGGCACTGGAGAGATATCTGTGGCCTGGCTACACCTCAGACTCGTCAAACCAGCATGTGCTTCTACTAGCACTGCTGGTCAACACCAAGCGACAGGAACACCTTCCCACATGGCCAACCTTTGCCAGCAACCCAGAACGAGCAGACGACTTCGCCGATTTCTTCAGACGCGTCGCGCAACTGAGCATCGATCAATCACTTTCTACGACGCTACGATCTTTCCTCCTCACTTTCATCGTTGGTGCTTACCAGAGTCTCGACCATGGCATTATCCGCAAAGAGTGTGCCCCTCTGGTCTCGATAGGCATCTGGCACAACCTACACGACGATGCGACTCGGGAGCGGCATCTGGGAAAGAGACCACAGCTGCAAAAGGCATGGCGAGCAGCAGGAAAGAAGCTCGACAACGAGGATGCGGCAGGACAGGCCAAGCTGCGGTTCCAGCGTAGTTGGCTGCATACTTTGCTTTTGCAATTCCTGGATAAGCTCTACGATGCGGATGCGGGTGCGGACACCAAGCAGGAGAACGTGCTGTTCTGCGAGCGCTTTCTTGAATTGCTATGCGACCTGCAGAGCCAGCTCCCCACGAGGCGATATGTCAATACTCTGCTGAAGGACATGAACGTGCTGTCTGCAATAAGGCTGTCGTTCATGTACCAGGACGAAGAAGTGCTGAAGGAGATGTATCAGCTTCTGGCGCACTACACGCATTTTCCTATCGAGGACCAGACGGGAGAACAGTTGAGCAGACAGGCTTATGAGGAGGTCCAGAATGCTGAGATCTCGAGGCTGCAGAAGGTGTCACTGAAGCTGCAACCGGAAAAGCTCAAGATCCTGGTTCTGACCAACTTTGGTGCACTTTCGCAACGGCAAGGGCTGGAAGGTCATATGCAGGCGCTGACGGATCAAGAAGTGCTTGTGCTATGCAAAGAGCTGGGTTTGAGAACAGCGGAATACCCAGAGAAATCAATACTGGTCCGAGATCGAACATTCTTTGTGGAGACACTGGTGGAGGTGATCGAGAAAAAACCATACTACACGGAGAGGCTACGGACACTGCGAGTACTGCCGACAGAGGAGACGCTGTACGACGATGCGATGCTCCGCGTGGACGAGCATGACCACTCACGACCTCTGCCTATTCCAAAGCTGAATCTTCAATACCTCACGATAGGCGACTTCCTCTACCGCTCGTTTGTTTTGTACCGACACGAAGCACTTTACGGAATCAGAAAGCACATCGAGGACACCATTAAACGATTGAAGCCGCGCTTGGGGGGTGGTATCACCAGATTTGACGGCTTCTCACGACTAGCGATACCCATCAGCAAGCCTGGCATAATCGACGTTGTAGCGCCTCGTGTTGGCGAAGTAGTACCTGCAGAGGCCAAGGTTGAGGTCGTACTGGACGTGAGCAGACTGCAGCCAGGGCTACGACGAGAATGGGAGACCCTTCGACCTGACGACGTCGTCTTCTTGCTTGCTCTGCATCCCCAAGACACAAGCATGAAGCTCACCAACGGCAACAGCAAGCACTCCGCCGCTAAGACGATCGGCTTGAAGCACGTAAGATGTGCTGAAGTCATTAGCGTGCTTGATGAGAACAGCAGACCGCTCCGCCAAGGTCAAGAGCAGCAAGACTACATTGATGGAGCACCACGGCCAAGATCGAGGCGTCTGTTACTGAGACTGGACGCCGCAGCTTACAAGGCAGATAAGGAGCGAGCAGATGCAGGCAAGGGCGACATCTACGAAAGTGTTAATGTTGTCGTCCGTCGACGAGCACGCGAGAACAACTTCCGGCCTGTCCTGGAGAGCATTAAGCAGCTTGCTGTGTCCGACGCACCGGTACCTAGCTGGCTACAGGAGGTATTCTTGGGCTACGGCGATCCACAGTCTGCAACTTACAAGCGACTACCGAACAGGCTGAACAGCGTCGACTACCGGGATACTTTCTTGGACTGGCAGCATCTAATAGAATCACTGGCTGGCAAGACTTTAGAGCCTGACCCGAAGTTTGACACCGTTTTTCCTCCGCCGTACGTGCTCGAATCTACAGGTACGCAACCTGCGCCTGCGCCACCGAAGAAGAACAAGAAGCGGAAACACGACCAGCCAGATGGTCCAGAACCTGCACCTTCCGCAGAGACCTACAGGGTGTCCACCTACAAGCCACCCAGCCTTGGACCTTATCCCACTGACGTGCATAAGCTGAACGGAGTGCGATTCACACCAATACAAGTTGAAGCAATCACGTCTGGCACACAGCCCGGTTTGACCATGATAGTTGGGCCCCCCGGCACAGGCAAGACGGATGTGGCGACACAAATCATCAACAACATCTACCACAACTTCCCACAACAACGCACACTTCTCATTGCACACTCAAATCAAGCGCTGAATCAACTCTTCCAAAAGATTGTGGCCCTCGACATCGATGATCGTCATCTGCTGCGGTTGGGTCATGGCGAAGAGGAGCTTACAACAGAAGCGAGCTTCAGCAAAGCAGGCCGAGTTGAGTCTTTCAACGAGCGAGCTGGACATCATCTGGCGGAAGTGCAACGTCTGGCTGCTAGCATCGGAGCCGTTGGCGCTCATGGTTCCAGCTGTGAGAACGCAGACTACTTTGATCAGGTCTGGGTACAGCCACTTTGGAAGCGATACCGGGAGTCGTGCAAGTCAGACGAAGCCAAGTCGGAAGATCTGGTCACCTCGTTTCCGTTTCACTCCTTCTTCGCCGATGCGCCACAGCCTCTCTTCGTGCCAGATGCATCAAAGGAGCAGATCATCGAGACCGCTGAAGGCTGCGAGAGGCACATTCGCCGCGTCTTCGACGAGCTGGCTGACATTCGACCATTCGAGATCTTGCGAGCACAACGCGACAAGGCGAACTACCTTCTTGTCAAGGAGGCCCGCATTATTGCGATGACATCTACGCACGCTGCTATTAGAAGGCAGGAAATTGCCAACCTCGGCTTTCACTATGACAACGTAATCATGGAGGAGGCCGCACAGATCACAGAGGTCGAGAACTTCGTGCCATTCGTGCTTCAAGCTCCACGCACGCAAGACGGCAAGCCAGCTGAGTCGCAGCTCCAGCGCATTGTCCTGGTCGGCGACCATCTGCAGAACTCGCCGGTGATACAGAACAATACACTGAAGACCTACGCCAATCTCGAACAATCGCTCTTCCAGAGACTGATTCGCCTCGGTGTGCCGCACATTCAGCTCGATGCTCAAGGCCGATCACGACCTTCACTGGCTGCGCTGTACAAATGGCGATACCCAACACTACAGAACTTGCCCTTCACCTCGACTGCACCAGAGTTCGTCGCCGCCAACGCTGGCCTCCGCTATGATTACCAATTCATCGACGTACCCGACTACCAGGAGAAGGGCGAGACAGAACCAACGCCGCACTTCCTGCAGAACCTGGGTGAAGCCGAATATGCTGTCGCACTGTACCAGTACATGCGCCTACTCGGCTACCCAGCGGAGAAGATCACGATCTTGACAGCATACGCCGGACAGAAGGCGCTCATCAAAAATGTTCTCGATCATCGGTGCAAAGAGAACCGCCTCTTCGACTTACCTGGCTGGCTCGGTACAGTGGACAAGTATCAAGGTGAACAGAACGACTATGTCATTCTGTCACTTGTGCGTACGAAGTCACCAGGTTACCTCCGCGATCTGCGCCGCCTGACAGTCGCACTATCCCGTGCTCGTCTTGGTCTTTACGTTTTTGGCAGGCGAGAAGTCTTTGAGTCCTCACTCGAGCTAAGAGAAGCTTTCGCAACACTCTTCGAGAGGAGTGATAAGCTAAGCTTGGTCACGAATGAGATGTTCCCGGCTTCTCGAGAGCTGAACGACAAGGCACCTGAAGGCGTCGCAGAAATGGCAGGCGTGGAGCATCTGGGACAGTATGTGTTCCAGATGACTCAGGCGAAGGTCAAGGCATTGAAAGAAGGGGCTAGCCAGCTGCCGCCGCCTGCAGTTAAGCAGAGGATTGAAGCAGCGGGTGACGATGAGGACGACGAAGAGGATGATACTGCGCAGGGCGGTGGCGTTGACGAAGATGGAGATGAGGAGTTGATGTAG
- a CDS encoding NADH-ubiquinone oxidoreductase, with amino-acid sequence MAQERPAGTISITEDPNIKNSRPYVPAKRSNGDYPLIDSDPHFSRVVRYARGSDYLAGAAFAASGSALMVWWERISPSEVGRGGFAQIMRLSGAISVTAGFLLFYSRSINRFYGFSENRREIDLDMREMTDRVKRGEPLYGKTVLTEYMQGAASRQSRYSGVFIHVMPWFNFVNHEQHGVDTSKYYRNAERELEAERTGKSLTEQAKEAVGWNN; translated from the exons ATGGCGCAAGAACGGCCTGCGGGCACCATCTCCATAACTGAGGATCCCAACATCAAGAACAGCAGACCCTATGTCCCAGCCAAGCGATCCAATGGCGACTACCCA CTCATCGACTCAGACCCTCACTTCTCCCGCGTAGTCCGCTATGCTCGCGGCTCCGACTACCTCGCGGGCGCCGCCTTCGCCGCCTCAGGCTCCGCCCTCATGGTCTGGTGGGAACGCATCTCCCCCTCAGAAGTCGGCCGCGGCGGCTTCGCCCAAATCATGCGTCTCTCCGGCGCCATATCCGTCACGGCTGgcttcctcctcttctactCCCGCAGCATCAACCGCTTCTACGGCTTCAGCGAGAACCGCCGAGAGATCGACTTGGACATGCGCGAAATGACCGATCGCGTGAAGAGGGGAGAGCCGCTGTATGGAAAGACCGTCTTGACGGAGTATATGCAGGGTGCGGCGAGTAGGCAGAGTCGGTACAGTGGAGTGTTCATACATGTTATGCCGTGGTTTAATTTCGTGAACCATGAGCAGCATGGAGTGGATACGAGCAAGTATTACCGAAATGCCGAGAGGGAGCTGGAGGCGGAGAGGACTGGGAAGAGCTTGACGGAGCAGGCCAAGGAGGCCGTGGGCTGGAACAACTAG